Part of the Citrus sinensis cultivar Valencia sweet orange chromosome 2, DVS_A1.0, whole genome shotgun sequence genome, GACAATAAATTTTGGGATTATAGCGAATCGAAAAATCAATTGGTTTCAAGTTATCCAAGAGTCTCCCAAAGGCTCCATTGTTACAACTCAAAATTAATTCCTTTCGCTTAagtttccttttttcctttttatttgttaagcTGACATGTTGTGTTTATATGCTGTACATACACAGGAGGTCTTGATTGTTTACTGTTTAGACTTATGAATTCATCTTGGAAATGGAAGATTATTCACGGTTAATTATACGActaaaatcaattatataatcGCAAGATGGTTCTAGTAAAAGGCTTTGTCATTATAGTTTGATTAGTTTATGCTCCTAAATTCTAAGCgtagataataaaattgtttaaaaaatttacattccTAATTCATCGTTGACTTGtatcataaaaaatagcaTTATCGGCAAAATTAAAACTAGTTATTTTATATGTCCCATCCGATCTCATGCGAGAGAAATGATGGCATGATACCTATATGACACtaaattagaagaaacatAAAAGATATTAGCAAATAACTCATGTGAAAGTTACAATCCAAAACCAAAAGCACAAGTCATTAGTTGCAAATGATTTGTGCGCAAACCATAATAATATCACATAGCTTTTACTTGggtatttttccatttttttttacttgggtatttttccattttttcttctttgtatgGCATAGACTATATTTTTCCAATCTTGTAACCTGCCCAAgatcattaaaaaagaagttaattttgtgcctaattaattagattttacCAAAGTTTATACAATTTATCGTGGAAATTGAGTTAGCGACATTTAACTACCCACCCATCCGcttgtctctctctctctttccacTGCAAACCGGCGGTAGCTACCAAGTGTATCTGCCATGTAAAACAATTGTTTAGAAAGGAATAAGAAGCAACTCGGTGTCCACGTGCCCAAAAATTGGAACCGCCGTACAGGTTCGTTCATATACCTTGTTAGGTGAACAGAAACACGGATAATAATTTTCAGCAaaattattgcatttttaaggCTTGAATCCATGCATTATTGGTGCAACCAATGTGTACGAAGAGAGACTTAATCAAACTGGGTAATTTCAGATTAGCTGCTTAATTGGTGTTCCTCTACATGCAGGAATTTGTCATTGCAAGCACGAAAATTTCAAGTACTCACAGACAGGTTACCAAATTTGATTCTCGTTCGAGGAACACAAAGAAAACAAGTGCACCACCTCCTATCTGTCTTCCTAACACACTACACACATATTTCTCACTATACTCATCGGTTTTTGGCATTTAAATTTCTGCCAAGAGCCCCATTTCCCTTTTAATTTACTCGGCTCTCTAGAAAGCAAGCCCAAGCTCAACTAAAATGACCATGACCAAGAGGATCATCACCAATCTTCTGAGGCTTATAGCCCTGGGAGCGACAGTTGCTGCCATTGTTGTTATGGTTACAAGCCATCAGTCAGCTGAAGTTTTTAACTTAACATTCACAGCTAAATTCAGCAATGAACCCGTATTCAAGTAAGCCTTCAGTCTTCACCATCGCCTCATCTTCTTATCCAAATTTCTTAGCTAGGCATTCTTATTTACacaatcttcattttttttttgttattagacTAATGtttggtgtgtgtgtgtgtatatatatatataggtacTTTGTTGTCGCAGAAGCAATTGCTTGTGGCTACACCCTCGTAGTTCTCATTCTGTCTTCCAGAAGCCTGCTTTGGCGATTAATAGTCATACTGGATGCGGTAATAGagaaatttcaacaatttgattttaatttttctgggTTTACTTATTGTGTCATGTTGTATTGGTTTATCAGGTTATGACAGCGGTGCTAACTTCAAGCATATCGGCCGCATTGGCAATAGCTCGTGTAGGGAAGAAAGGCAACAGTCATGCTGGTTGGCTACCTATCTGTGGACAAGTTCCAAAGTTTTGTGACCATGTCACTGGAGCTCTTGTTTGTGGTTTTGTCGCCGCAATTGTCTACGCATTGCTTCttgttttttctctctattctGCCCTCGGTCCTGTATTTGGTGTAAAACCTTAAGACGGTTCCCTACCCTAGCATATGCAGATTTTGTTCATGTTTTAAATGCTTTGATTTTTCTCCTATAATATTTCTACCCACCCTTGTTCCCTCTGTATAAGCTAATCAGTGTActtatatattgtatataCATCTGCTAATGATCAATTACATAGTTATTATATTAGTACATCATGCAAGTAGTAACTAGTAGCTGTATATTGAGAGAGATTGATCTTttggagaaattttaaaatatttctgaTGTATTACAATCAATTGATGTATGTATGATAtatgtaattgaatttaatataaccacTACTTATATGatgatatttcaaaataaatacacatatattataaatatcatttactTATTGTATAATTATCGCGGTATCTCcgatatattataaattttcccAACCTTTTGagcacataaaaatatcaattttgtCTCTCAACCTTaacgaataaaaaaaaaaaaagggtcgTTAAGCCCATCAACGAATCCACTATTCCAGGTCCAGTACCGGCATATCCACGAGGACAAGGTTCACctcccaaaataaaataaaaataaaaatgaaaataccgTCCAATGAGATTACAGGGGTCCCCACTATCAGCAGGGTCGCAGATCGCTCAAACAAGTTCCTCTCCACGTCTTAAGACACGTATTATTAACCACACACCAGAATGTAGAATCTTCCctctaaaattctaaatgcTATGCATGCAAAAATCACCAActtctaaataatatttaactGTAAGCTTCTTTATTCTTTAACTACGATGAACACAAACACATAGCTTTTGAAACCCAGTTCATGATAAGATGGCTTGTGGAGCTCTGTCATTGACCATTCCTTTGTGGTCACATTTAACCTCCAAATTTGATTCTAAAAGAGAACGAGCCTTTAAACATCAACCTACGACACTCGGAATTGCATGTTCAAATTCGAGTCCGGACTTGCCTGCTACAACTGGTAACTGcttcttatttcatttttttttttattttctggaaTTATGTAGAATGAAACCTTCTTGGATGCGGGTGATGAATTGGTTACAAACGGAAagtttatttttgtgtgtacaaaatttgaatttggaagTGGAATTAAGCCCACGATGGGTTTAGATTTGTGAGTATATCTGTTATGTGTGATTAGATAAGATGTCTTTTTGggaaaaattacaagaacccatctgaaaattttcatttgggAGGATTTGACTTGGATTATGCATTAGAAATTGCAGCAAAGGGGTGAACCGTGAATGTGAGGGTCTGTTTGTGAACTTTATGGGCCTTTATGACATAATTGGCTGTCATATGTTGTATTTTGTGGTGAATTATATACAATATAGAGTATTTTGGTTTAAGCCAGTTAATACTCTTCCTTTTGACTATTCTACTTTTTCTTATGATAATTAATGGCCTGCcaaacttttgaaataattatagCTATCTTTGCTTGTTTGCTTACTCTAAAATGGAATGTGTTGTTAAACCAAATGATCATCTATCAGTGTCTGACATTTACAAATCTATTAATGTATGTCATTTGCTATCTTCAGATACAATTTTATGTCCTGAAACCTTTATATGGGTAGTTATAGTTGGCTTGTGCTACAATGGGTGATTTTACATTCTCAGTTAGAAATGTGGACTAGAGGTCTTAAGGTTGCTGTTGAGGTAAACTAACTTCTAACCCATCACTGATGGTACATTCCAAGGAATATCCATTGGCTGGCTACACTCTGCCTAAGGTGAATTGCCTTTCCATTTTGAGAAACagatgcatagattcttcacTTTATAGTCCTTTTCTTTatctataaataataacatttggagaaagaaatgtttcGGATGGAatgcaatttatttatttttttgagggAGGGGAGGAATGAGTTTTTAGAGATCTGTTGATAGGGAGTATTAATGAGAAGTTGCCGTATCTGCCTTGAAACCTGTACTCAAGAATCTCTCTAACCCCTCTGTGTGGATGTGTGTGTGCATATGTGAATGCTTATCAATAGAGTCAACATAATTTTGTGAAGTTCAACAAGTTCTTGCGCATTGTTATCCCTACATGAAGTTGGTTCTAATAATTTGTTGGTGACAGAGAAACTTCAGAATGATGCTTCTGTGACTGGTGGTGCATATGATTTTGGAAGAGCAACAAAATCTCTTACTCAGAAGTTGATATCATATCCAAAGAAAGTCACTCTTGTAAGGCATGGTCTTAGCTCTTGGAATGACGAGGGTAGAGTTCAGGTTTGTCaccttctttttattataacccaaattttttattatgtctCTGCTTGGCAGAGGCAATTACAATTTTGTGACATGGGATGTGTCATGTGTGAATTTAATGTCAAGCTTTTCTCTCAGTGTTCAGTGCATTTGTTTACTATTTATGAACACGGGATTCATATCTATTTCTTCTCTATGTTTCGTAGAATTATACAAGTTTTCATATGCTAACTTGATCTGTTATATCTGCAGGGAAGCTCAAACTTGTCTGTGCTAACAGAAGCTGGAGTGAGGCAAGCGGAAAGGTGTCGTAAAGCCTTAAGAAATATATACTTTGATCAGTGCTTCTCAAGTCCAATATGTCGTGCTAAGGTATAGATTCTATAGAATATAGATACCACTGTTCAGCCTGCAATGGttcaattattgttttattaatggGTGTTTAATGCAGTCTACTGCTGAAATTTTATGGCAAGGAAGGGATGAGCCACTGGCTTTCATCGATTCACTGAAGGAGGCCCATCTGTTTTTCCTTGAGGGCATGAAAAATGGTCTGtctcttgtttatttttatttgttaaaaaagttaattcaaactctttaattaaatttacttgatACAGTGTTGCATCACATATACAATGATATGCATATTAAAGTTTTAGTATGACTATGGATGATGTGCCTATTTCTCATGAAGGTTATCATGTTTTCATTCTATATATTGTATATTTACTAGCTGGCTTGGAACTTGGTTGCGTTAGTTAGTTGAACTTCAAATCATTCTTTTGACATACATTGCATTTAGCTCTGTATCCATTTCACTAAATCGCATTCAGAATTTGGAGGCAGTGGATGCTAGGCAGAAATATCCAAACGAGTATACAACATGGAGAGAAGATCCAgctaattttaatgtaaatgGTGTTTACCCTGTTAGAAATCTATGGGGAACAGCTAGGGAGGCTTGGAAGGAGATCCTGTTGACACCTGTATGATCTGTTCCTTGCTATATTTACATCTCttgttttcaaatatatttgtttGATATGTTCTTTCTAATTCATCAGGGAGAGAATTTTTTGGTTGTCACTCACAAATCAATTTTAAGGGCACTGATCTGTACTGCTTTAGGGCTAGGCCCAGAAAGGTACGTAATTGcccatcaaaattttcttcattaatcAACAAGCGATCCTGGGTGATTCTTgcataatacttaattttgattcttacTCTGATTtcctttgaaaaattttctagTTGAAGAAAGATTTCTTGTTGCATCTAGAAAGTTCATAAGATTTATGATTGTAAGCTATGTGATATTTCACTTGATATATGTAATCTAACATAAAGAGGAAGTTTGTACTATGGCCCTTCTCTGTGTGCTGAGCTATTGTCACTGGCTTATTTGTATATAGTGAATCACCTTCTCGGTTTATGGTTACAATTATCTGAAATGGTTTTAGCTCATAATTGGCATTTGCTTGCTAAGATAATTGTCACCTCTGGCTCAAAAGCAAATTCCCATGAAATATCATCTTAGAATGACAAGAACACATTCCTGATGTTCTTTTGGCAGTCAGCACTAACAAGGTTCTTGATACTTCAGGTTCCGTGCAATAGATGTCAATAACGGTGGCATAACTGtatttattttcaaccaaaatgGAGAAGCAATGCTCCAGTCTTTGAATATGACATCACATATGTACAGTGATTACATGTATGTCTACTGAAACTTCTTGATACATTTCGCTGAATGGTGAGATTGTAGCCTACACTCTCCACCCAAATTCCAGAGACAGCTTTCAGCATTTGTGGATCAGAATGAGTGGGAGCGAAGAGCAAATCTTCACTAcaacctttttctttctctcgtAGGGTTTTAACTTCTGCTGTGTAATTTTggtccaaatttattttgtagtaTATAGTAACACTTCCATGTATTGCTGCAAACATGAATTTGTTCTATAGCTATCCTATTATGTTGATCATGAGCAGACCCGGTTCAATCATCAAGCGTACGTAGGctttttttgaaaatctgCTCTGTAAACTTGCGTGATACTAATGCAAAACATTCGTAACTTCAAACAGTATGATAGGAGGAACCCATTAGTTGATAGTTTGCTGCTGACTTTCCATACATGATTTCTTGTCtcaattcaaacatttcttcattattcacaattgattttaaaaattttcactaGTCAGGAGCGAGCTGCGCGACTATAGAGTGCTTGTTGCAATTTGCATTTTGACTACAAAGTATGAACACTGTGAAATGCAACTAATTTGAACACCAATTGATATCTTcatgaaaaacaaacaacccCACTCGCCAGCTTACGAAGCAATTCTCAAAGCAGGCCCACGCCTCAAACCCTTGCAACAAGTCCATGCCCACCTTATCGTCGCAGGCTACGGTCGCAGCCGTTCCATGCTCACAAAGCTCCTCTCTCTGGTTTGCGATGCCGGCTTCATTACCTACGCGCAGCGTATCTTCTTTTGCATTCCCAGTCCGGACTCCTTCCTCTTCAATACCCTCATCATACGAAATTCCAAAGCAAACTTCTCCACtgattctcttttattttatcgCCGTATGATTGTATCAAATATTTCGCCATCAAACTATACTTTTTCGGCCGTGATTAAATCTTGTGCTCATTTATCGATTTTGAATCTCGGCAGGGCGGTTCATTGTCATGTTTTTGTGTCTGGTTATGATTCGGATTTGCATGTTCAGGCTGcgcttgttaatttttatgcaaAATCTAATAATGTGGATGTTGCAAGGAAAGTGTTCGATAGAATGCCTGACAAATCTGTTGTTGCTTGGAATTCGATGATCTCAGGGTACGAGCAAAATGGGTTTGCTAAGGAAGCAATTGGGTTGTTTAATTTGATGAGAGATTTTGGTGTAAATCCAGATTCAACAACCTGCGTATGTGTTTTAGCGGCTTGTGCTCAGTTGGGAGATATTGATTTGGGACGTTGGGTGCACGAGTTCATTGTTGGTCAGGGTTTGGATGTGAATGTGGTGCTTGCTACTTCGTTGATTAATATGTATGCTAGGTGTGGGAATGTGAGTAAAGCACGAGAGATTTTTGATATGATGAGTGAATTAAATGTTATTGCTTGGACTGCAATGATTTCTGGGTATGGAATGCATGGATATGGTACTGAGGCAGTGGAGCTTTTCCACCGAATGAGAGCTCATGGCGTGAGGCCTAACAATGTCACATTTGTGGCTGTATTGTCAGCCTGTGCGCATGCAGGGCTTGTTCAAGAAGGGCACCGGGTATTTGCTAGCATGAGGCAAGAGTATGGTTTGCTGCCAGGAGTTGAGCACCATGTTTGCATGGTTGATTTGTTTGGGCGAGCTGGACTACTCAATGAAGCATATAAATTTGTCAAAGATGTGATTGGTGAGAAGCCAGCTCCGGCAGTCTGGACTGCCATGCTTGGAGCTTGTAAGATGCACAAGAATTTTGACCTTGGAGTGGAAGTTGCTGAGCATCTCTTATCTGTTGAACCAGAAAATCCAGGTCATTACGTAATGCtatcaaatatatatgctTTGGCAGGTAGGA contains:
- the LOC102628188 gene encoding CASP-like protein 1C3 is translated as MTMTKRIITNLLRLIALGATVAAIVVMVTSHQSAEVFNLTFTAKFSNEPVFKYFVVAEAIACGYTLVVLILSSRSLLWRLIVILDAVMTAVLTSSISAALAIARVGKKGNSHAGWLPICGQVPKFCDHVTGALVCGFVAAIVYALLLVFSLYSALGPVFGVKP
- the LOC102627896 gene encoding probable 2-carboxy-D-arabinitol-1-phosphatase, translated to MACGALSLTIPLWSHLTSKFDSKRERAFKHQPTTLGIACSNSSPDLPATTEKLQNDASVTGGAYDFGRATKSLTQKLISYPKKVTLVRHGLSSWNDEGRVQGSSNLSVLTEAGVRQAERCRKALRNIYFDQCFSSPICRAKSTAEILWQGRDEPLAFIDSLKEAHLFFLEGMKNVDARQKYPNEYTTWREDPANFNVNGVYPVRNLWGTAREAWKEILLTPGENFLVVTHKSILRALICTALGLGPERFRAIDVNNGGITVFIFNQNGEAMLQSLNMTSHMYSDYMYVY
- the LOC112497267 gene encoding pentatricopeptide repeat-containing protein At2g33760, giving the protein MKNKQPHSPAYEAILKAGPRLKPLQQVHAHLIVAGYGRSRSMLTKLLSLVCDAGFITYAQRIFFCIPSPDSFLFNTLIIRNSKANFSTDSLLFYRRMIVSNISPSNYTFSAVIKSCAHLSILNLGRAVHCHVFVSGYDSDLHVQAALVNFYAKSNNVDVARKVFDRMPDKSVVAWNSMISGYEQNGFAKEAIGLFNLMRDFGVNPDSTTCVCVLAACAQLGDIDLGRWVHEFIVGQGLDVNVVLATSLINMYARCGNVSKAREIFDMMSELNVIAWTAMISGYGMHGYGTEAVELFHRMRAHGVRPNNVTFVAVLSACAHAGLVQEGHRVFASMRQEYGLLPGVEHHVCMVDLFGRAGLLNEAYKFVKDVIGEKPAPAVWTAMLGACKMHKNFDLGVEVAEHLLSVEPENPGHYVMLSNIYALAGRMDRVEVVRNIMIQKGLRKHVGYSTVEVDQKNYLFSMGDKSHPNTNEIYQYLDELMGRCREAGYVPESESAMHELEEEEREYSLRYHSEKLALAFGLMRTSPGMTIRIVKNLRMCVDCHSAIKFISVATNREIIVRDRLRFHHFKRGSCSCLDYW